The Dethiosulfovibrio salsuginis nucleotide sequence GGAGCGGTGGACGCGTTGGTGAGGCGTATATGGGACGAACTTGGGGTTACGAGCCCCGTCGTCGCAACAGGAGGCCACGCCGCTACGGTGGCAAAGGTGTCCAGCACCATCGCCTACGTGGATCACTGGCTTACCCTGGAGGGGCTGAGGCTGATATACTCCAGGCTTGGAGGAGCGGTTTAGGGTATGGCGATAACAGTAGGACGTATCTCCATAGAAAATCCCCTGATGCTATCTCCTCTGGCTGGTATCACCATCCCGGCTGTTAGGCGGCTTTTTTGGCGACTGGGCGTGGGCCTCGCTCACACCGAGATGGTGAGCTGTGCGGGGCTCATAAGGGACAACGGCAAGACCGAGAGGATGCTTCATCGTGCTCCTGACGAAGGGCCTTTAGTCCTTCAACTTTTCGCCGGCGACGTGAAGACTTTAGTCGGTGGTGCAGAGGTGGCTCTCTCTTTGGGAAATCACTTTCAAGCCATAGGGATAAACATGGCCTGTCCTATGCCTAAGGTGCTTAAAAAAGGGGCTGGAGCCAGGCTTTTAGACAGAATGGACGTGGCGGTGGATATGGTCAGGGAGCTTAAATCCCTGGGGCTCCCGGTCTGGCCGAAGATCCGAAAGATCGTCCCCGACGGAGACGGACCGGACACATTGAGGTTCGCCTCTGCCCTTATAGATGCCGGGGCGGATAACGTAGGGATCCACGGTCGGACCGCTCCTCAGAGGTACGAGGGGAGGTCCGATCCCGAGGAGGTTCTCAAGGTGGCTCGGAGGTTCCCCGGTATGATATCCGCCTCGGGGGATATGACCGATTTCGAGTCGATATCGCACATGATGGATGGGGGCTGTGTCTCGGTGTTTATGGCCAGAGGGGCTATATCCGATCCCTTCGTCATTCCCCGAATTCGGTCTAAAATGGGCTATAATATCGGGAATTGCCCTTTCCCCCAGGAGCCGACTCTGGAGGAGAGGGCGGGGCTTTTCGCCTCCCTCGCCGAGGA carries:
- a CDS encoding tRNA dihydrouridine synthase encodes the protein MAITVGRISIENPLMLSPLAGITIPAVRRLFWRLGVGLAHTEMVSCAGLIRDNGKTERMLHRAPDEGPLVLQLFAGDVKTLVGGAEVALSLGNHFQAIGINMACPMPKVLKKGAGARLLDRMDVAVDMVRELKSLGLPVWPKIRKIVPDGDGPDTLRFASALIDAGADNVGIHGRTAPQRYEGRSDPEEVLKVARRFPGMISASGDMTDFESISHMMDGGCVSVFMARGAISDPFVIPRIRSKMGYNIGNCPFPQEPTLEERAGLFASLAEDLLSLHGERVALVMLKRFMSGLFRGVPGCGPYKRSIASVSDWPQAMDLVLDWRRYFERGIWNERYGTEHGDARGGDPQAEAR